AATTAGCTCAGGTTAAGAGTTTAATGCCTCGTGATTTGAAGTTATTATGGGGAGTTAAAGCAATTGATAAAAAAGAGACCATTTTTGCATTATGGGCAATTAAGGTAACAAATAGAAATGGCAAAGCACCTCTTGATGGTGGTGTTATTACTGATGCTCGTGATGAGATTGCCGATAAAAAAGGTGCCTCAGAAGTTAGTATGTCAATGAATGCTGAAGGATCAAGAATTTGGGCACGTTTAACTGGCGACAACGTTGGTAGATGTATTGCAATTGTTCTTGACAATTATGTTTATTCGAGCCCTACGGTTAATGGTGAAATTAAAGGAGGTCGTTCTTCAATTTCTGGAAGTTTTACCATTAATGAAGCAAAAGACTTAGCAAATGTTTTAAAATCTGGTAAACTACCTGCACCTGCCAAAATTATTCAAGAAGAGGTTGTTGGTCCATCTTTAGGTAAAGAAGCTATTAATGCTGGTTTACTATCGTTCCTATTCGCATTTATCGGAGTACTATTGTACATGTCGCTTTACTATGGTAGAGCAGGAAACGTTGCAAACGTTGCTCTAATTACCAACGTATTTTTCACATTTGGGGTTATGGCATCATTAGGAGCAGTTCTTACACTACCTGGTATTGCAGGTATGGTTCTAACCTTTGCCATGGCGGTTGATGGTAACATCATTATCTATGAACGTATGCGGGAGGAGACTCGTGCAGCTAAAGGCGACCAATTGGTTATTAAGGATGGTTTTCAGCATGCCCTCTCTGCCATTATCGATGGTCACGTAACTACTATTCTAACAGCGGTTGTACTTTACATTTTTGGTTCTGGTCCAGTTCAAGGTTTTGCAACTACTCTTATCATTGGACTTCTTCTATCCCTATTCACTTCAATCCTAATATCTCGATTGGTATTTGAATGGATTCAAAAGCATAACTGGCATATTAGTACAGGTAATAAATACACCATTAACGCTTTCACTAAGGTTAATATCAACTTTATTAAACTTAGGAAAATTGCATATGTAATATCTATTGCTGTTGTTACGGTTGGTGTTATTTCGCTTTTCGTAAGAGGAATGAGTAAAGGTATCGACTTCACAGGTGGAAGAACATACGTAGTTCGATTCGATCAGCCGGTAAATACTCAGGATATAAGAATTTCTCTTGAGAATGTGATGGATGGGGATGCACCTGAAGTTAAAACATTTGGACCCGAAACACAAGTTAAGATAACCACTAAGTATCTTATCAAGGATAATTCAACCAAAACAGATTCTCTTGTTGAGCAAAAACTCTTTGCTGGGGTTAAGTCTTTTTTCAAAACACCTATTTCCTACAATGAATTTTCAGCTCATGAGAACAGCAATCAGATTGGAAAAATGAGTTCTCAGAAAGTAGGACCAACTGTTGCTAAGGAGATGATTTATAAAGCATTTATGGCTGTTTTCTTTGGACTAATTATCATATTCATTTATATAACCATACGATTTAAGAATTGGCAGTTTGGTTTAGGGGGTGTTGTTTCTCTTTTCCATGATACAATGATTATTATTACAGCATTTACTTTGTTTCATGGAATTTTGCCTTTTAGTCTTGAGGTTGACCAATCTTTTATCGCTGCAATTCTAACTATTATTGGTTACTCAATTATGGATACAGTTATTATCTTCGACAGAATTAGAGAGTACAGAACACTACACCCAAAATGGTCGCTAGGTGATAATATTAATGCGGCTATTAATAGTACACTTGGACGAACAATTAATACTTCAGGTATTACCTTTGTAGTACTATTAATAATATTCATTTTTGGTGGTGAAGTATTAAGAGGTTTTATTTTTGCACTATTAATTGGAGTATCAATTGGTACCTTCTCATCAGTATTTGTCGCTACTCCTGTTGCTTATGATATTATTCAGTGGCAAGAAAGAAAAAAAGAAAAGAATGCTCTAAAAAAATAGAAAGCACTAATAATTTTGAAAAAACCTGTCTTATAAGTAAAGACAGGTTTTTTTGTTTTTGCTTTGAAATAGTTTTTAGATTTGTAGATAAATAAAATCGAGAATGATTTACCATAACCTTCTATTTATAAGCATGTCCGAAATACTATTTATAGCATTCGTGGCATTTTTACTCTTTGGCACAAAGAAAATACCAGAGGTTGCCAGAGGTTTAGGCAAAGGTTATCAGGAATTCCAGAAAGCTGCCGATCAAATTAAGGAAGAGATTAACAAAGTCACTAATGATATTAAAGAAGAGACAAATAAGGTAAAAGATGAGGTAAATAAGGTATCAGATGATATCAAAAGTGATATTAACGATGATTCAAAAAACTCATCGACTAGAGTGGGATAGTTAGCTGAATATCTGTCATGATTCATGTGTTGTCTCTTATTCTCATTGTTCGACCTGTTCATTTAAAAATCAAAAACCTTTTCTATTTTCATTTCTTTAAGGATAAACTTTTGATTATAATATTATTAGATAATTGCTGAATTAATGAAATAAAGTGTACCTTTGCCAACTATTTTTAATTTCGTTTTTTGAATAAGCTGCTAAAATTCACATAAATAGCAGGCAAAATTGTAATATGGACAAAGAAAAGAACAAAAAAATCGTAGTTAAACGCGAGATGCGCACCAACTCCGAGAATGAACCCAGCAGGGTTTACCGACCACGAACCTTAAAGGCTCGCCCTGTATCAGATTCAGATGACAACTCTGAAAACAGCAGGCAAACAGATGAGCAAGAGTCAATCACTCGCAAACCAGAACAATCTAAGGAAGGATTTTCAGAAGAACGACCATCAAAAAGGGATGAGTTTATCCCAGTAGATTCTCGTGAAAAAAAGAAAGTTTATAAGAAACCCGAAGATTCTTCCTCCGAAAGAAAATCTACTTACAAACCACGAACAGGTGGTTTTAAAAAGAGCGATGAGGAATTTTCAAATGATATAGAATTTAGTAACGAAACAACTTCAATAGCTAAAGAAAGCGAAATAACCCCCAAAAAAGTTCTTCGTATCCAGAAACCAGAAGAGAGATCTTTTCGAAAAAAAGATGATAGATTCGATTCTGATAAAAGAGATACTCGAAGTACATCAAGAAATACCGAAGGAAAATCAACCGGATATCGTTCTAGCCGAATAGATAAATCAAATGATAGACCTAGAGAGTCAAAAGAGGAGCGAGAAGAGAGATTTAGAAGACAACGTACAGAAGGCGATATTAAACCCAGATTTAACGATAGGACAGGGGATTCCAAAAAACCTTACGGTTCAAGATCCGAAACACCTAAAAAGCAACAACTTCGTTTATATATTCCTGAAAAGAGGGAGAAAATATTCATTGATAAACCTATTCCAAAACCAAAAAGGGAGTACGATGATAAGCCATTCCTTGAGGTTGATAGCGATGGTCTAATTCGCTTAAACAAATTCATAGCTAACACTGGCCTTTGCAGTAGACGTGAGGCTGATGACTTTATAGAAAATGGGATGATTACCATCAATGGTGAGGTAATTACTCAACTCGGCACTAAAGTAGATCCAAATTCAGAGATTTGCTTTAAAGGGAAAAAACTTGAAACAGAGCATAAAGTATATATCCTACTGAATAAGCCAAAGGATTATATTACAACCGTTGAAGATCCAAATGCAAAAAGAACCGTAATGGAGCTTATTGAAGGTGCATGTACCGAAAGGGTTTACCCAGTTGGTCGCCTCGATAGGAATAGTACAGGGCTACTTTTACTCACCAACGATGGTGAAATGACCAAAAGGTTAACTCATCCTAGTTTTCAAAAGAAAAAAATCTACCATGTAGGACTCGATCGTGTTTTGGTTCGTGAGGATATGGAAAAAATATTATCAGGAGTCGAAATTGAAGGTGAACTTATTAAGGCTGATGCAGTTGAATATACTGAAGAATCTGATGGCTCTGAAGTTGGAATAGAGATACATACCGGGCAAAATCGGGTAGTAAGAAATATGTTCGATGTTCTAGGATACAAA
This portion of the Bacteroidales bacterium genome encodes:
- the secDF gene encoding protein translocase subunit SecDF, encoding MRNKGAIKFIAIALALVCVYQLSFTYVTKQVEKKAKAYAKGDSKKEFHFLDSISTETVYNFLWVRKYTYKECKEREINLGLDLKGGMEVTLEVSVVDLIKSLANNSTDPSFLKAIEMAQTMDASIDFITRFGDAFEKIAPNARLAAIFNTVELRDRISFNSTNKDVLTIIRKEADGAIKNSFNIISTRIDKFGVAQANIQQLQTSGRILVQLPGVKEPERVRKLLQGTANLEFWETYENSEIYPFLNAANAKIKELQDAENSLKEAEKSTLKTTTQESNSKKESTEKGEDLVKMLKEKEAKDTTSLAQNDIAKNFPLFSILRPNVDERTGQPHVSNLIGHSHSKDTAKVNEYLKLAQVKSLMPRDLKLLWGVKAIDKKETIFALWAIKVTNRNGKAPLDGGVITDARDEIADKKGASEVSMSMNAEGSRIWARLTGDNVGRCIAIVLDNYVYSSPTVNGEIKGGRSSISGSFTINEAKDLANVLKSGKLPAPAKIIQEEVVGPSLGKEAINAGLLSFLFAFIGVLLYMSLYYGRAGNVANVALITNVFFTFGVMASLGAVLTLPGIAGMVLTFAMAVDGNIIIYERMREETRAAKGDQLVIKDGFQHALSAIIDGHVTTILTAVVLYIFGSGPVQGFATTLIIGLLLSLFTSILISRLVFEWIQKHNWHISTGNKYTINAFTKVNINFIKLRKIAYVISIAVVTVGVISLFVRGMSKGIDFTGGRTYVVRFDQPVNTQDIRISLENVMDGDAPEVKTFGPETQVKITTKYLIKDNSTKTDSLVEQKLFAGVKSFFKTPISYNEFSAHENSNQIGKMSSQKVGPTVAKEMIYKAFMAVFFGLIIIFIYITIRFKNWQFGLGGVVSLFHDTMIIITAFTLFHGILPFSLEVDQSFIAAILTIIGYSIMDTVIIFDRIREYRTLHPKWSLGDNINAAINSTLGRTINTSGITFVVLLIIFIFGGEVLRGFIFALLIGVSIGTFSSVFVATPVAYDIIQWQERKKEKNALKK
- a CDS encoding twin-arginine translocase TatA/TatE family subunit; amino-acid sequence: MIYHNLLFISMSEILFIAFVAFLLFGTKKIPEVARGLGKGYQEFQKAADQIKEEINKVTNDIKEETNKVKDEVNKVSDDIKSDINDDSKNSSTRVG
- a CDS encoding rRNA pseudouridine synthase; its protein translation is MDKEKNKKIVVKREMRTNSENEPSRVYRPRTLKARPVSDSDDNSENSRQTDEQESITRKPEQSKEGFSEERPSKRDEFIPVDSREKKKVYKKPEDSSSERKSTYKPRTGGFKKSDEEFSNDIEFSNETTSIAKESEITPKKVLRIQKPEERSFRKKDDRFDSDKRDTRSTSRNTEGKSTGYRSSRIDKSNDRPRESKEEREERFRRQRTEGDIKPRFNDRTGDSKKPYGSRSETPKKQQLRLYIPEKREKIFIDKPIPKPKREYDDKPFLEVDSDGLIRLNKFIANTGLCSRREADDFIENGMITINGEVITQLGTKVDPNSEICFKGKKLETEHKVYILLNKPKDYITTVEDPNAKRTVMELIEGACTERVYPVGRLDRNSTGLLLLTNDGEMTKRLTHPSFQKKKIYHVGLDRVLVREDMEKILSGVEIEGELIKADAVEYTEESDGSEVGIEIHTGQNRVVRNMFDVLGYKVSRLDRVYFAGLTKKNLPRGSWRFLTQKEINMLKMNRFD